A region from the Lolium perenne isolate Kyuss_39 chromosome 4, Kyuss_2.0, whole genome shotgun sequence genome encodes:
- the LOC127296679 gene encoding beta-glucuronosyltransferase GlcAT14A has translation MHPPAPAASVFPKDSRPLPCLLLTSLLLLLLLHLLSSSSSPTPSAPPDAPRRAPLPADADAASAGPAPPALAFLLTGSAGDSERLLRLLLATYHPRNLYLLLLDRAASASDRARLAREVRAGPGRAGNVHVVGDPGFANPRGASSLAAALHGAALLLQVGQGWDWFLHLHAADYPLVAPDDLLHVLSYLPRDINFIQHTSYVGWKEARQIRPIIVDPGLYLSSRTDIFYATQKRELPSAYKLFTGSSSVILSRKFTEYCIAGTNNLPRTMLMYLTNMPLPHRKYFQTVLCNSPEFNRTVVNHDLHFSTWDESSSKKEPRLLSVADAENMSQSSVAFATGFTKDDPVLDHIDEEILQRQPGEPAPGGWCIGGAGDDSSPCSVSGSTDVLRPGPAAMKLAKLLAQKLAYPGFYSQQCIWD, from the exons ATGCATCCTCCCGCGCCGGCCGCCTCCGTCTTCCCCAAGGACTCCCGCCCGCTCCCCTGCCTCCTCCTCACctccctcctgctcctcctcctgctccacctcctctcctcctcctcctcccccactCCCTCCGCTCCTCCGGACGCGCCCCGCCGCGCCCCGCTCCCAGCCGACGCCGACGCCGCCTCCGCCGGCCCGGCCCCGCCCGCGCTCGCATTCCTCCTCACTGGCTCCGCGGGGGACTCCGAACGCCTCCTCCGCCTGCTCCTCGCCACCTACCACCCCCGCAACctctacctcctcctcctcgaccgcgccgcctccgcctccgaccGCGCCCGCCTCGCGCGCGAGGTGCGCGccggccccggccgcgccggcaacGTCCACGTCGTCGGCGACCCAGGGTTCGCCAACCCCCGCGGCGCGTCCTCGCTCGCCGCCGCGCTGCACGGCGCTGCGCtgctgctgcaggtcggccagggcTGGGACTGGTTCCTGCACCTCCACGCCGCCGACTACCCGCTCGTCGCCCCCGACG ATCTCCTGCATGTCTTATCATATCTACCAAGGGATATCAACTTCATTCAGCATACCAGTTATGTTGGTTGGAAGGA GGCAAGACAAATAAGACCAATTATTGTTGATCCTGGTCTATATCTCTCCTCCAGGACCGACATTTTCTATGCTACTCAAAAGCGTGAGCTGCCCAGTGCTTACAAATTGTTTACTG GCTCTTCATCGGTTATCCTTTCTAGGAAATTCACCGAGTATTGTATCGCCGGAACAAACAATCTGCCCAGAACAATGCTAATGTACCTGACTAACATGCCCTTGCCACACCGGAAGTATTTCCAGACAGTCCTTTGCAATTCCCCGGAATTCAATAGGACTGTTGTTAACCATGACCTACACTTTTCAACGTGGGATGAATCGTCGTCCAAAAAGGAGCCCCGACTGCTGTCCGTGGCTGACGCAGAAAACATGAGTCAAAGCAGCGTAGCCTTTGCGACCGGATTCACCAAGGATGACCCTGTACTGGATCACATCGATGAGGAAATATTGCAGCGACAGCCTGGAGAGCCAGCTCCAGGAGGATGGTGCATAGGTGGTGCTGGGGACGATAGCAGCCCCTGTTCTGTTTCAGGCAGCACTGATGTTCTTAGACCTGGGCCTGCGGCTATGAAACTTGCCAAGTTGCTTGCTCAAAAGCTGGCCTATCCTGGCTTTTATTCTCAGCAATGTATATGGGACTAG